The DNA sequence gtggcaaaaatatgaatgcaatctatacactggggggagaacctctgggggaatctaggatggaaaaggacctgggggtcctagtagatgataggctcagcaatggcatgcaatgccaagctgctgctaataaagcaaacagaatattggcatgcattaaaagggggatcaactccagagataaaacgataattctcccgctctacaagactctggtccggccgcacctggagtatgctgtccagttctgggcaccagtcctcaggagggatgtactggaaatggagcgagtacaaagaagggcaacaaagctaataaagggtctggaggatcttagttatgaggaaaggttgcgagcactgaacttattctctctggagaagagacgcttgagaggggatatgatttcaatttacaaatattgtactggtgaccccacaatagggataaaactttttcgcagaagagagtttaataagacttgtggccactcactacaattagaagaaaagaggtttaaccttaaactacgtagagggttctttactgtaagagcggcaaggatgtggaattcccttccacaggcggtggtctcagcggggagcattgaaagcttcaagaaactattagataatcacctgaatgaccgcaacatacagggatatgtaatgaaatactgacacataatcacacacataggttggacttgatggacttgtgtcttttttcaacctcacctactatgtaactatgtaactatgtatcagcGCCTGGGTGACTCGGTTTTTCATCGCGGTCACACAAAGAGCTGGCGTCTTCCAGGCTCTGGTTATTATCTGCTTCGCACAGAACTTGAGTTTCCGGCAcagcgttctggtgtgaactggccccttaTCCTGTTCCAGTGGCAActtcaatgccgcgtacacacgagcggaatttgcgtcagaaaaaacttggatggtttttctgacggaattccgctcaagcttgccttgcatacactcggtcacacaaaagttctctgaactttcgaccgtcaagaacgcggtgacgtacaacactacgacgagccgaggaaatgaagttcaatgcttccgagcatgcgttgaattgtttccgagcatgcgtgatttttttgcgcgtccgaattgcatacagacgaacggattttcggatcggaactttttcctaccgaaaaaaagagaacctgctctcaatctttttctggctggacttctgccagcaaaagtccgatggagcatacacacggtcagaacttctgaccaaaagctcacatctgacttttactggcggaatttctgatcgtgtgtatggggcaaaaaAGTTTGAATTTCCCATCACATTCTGTTCTgagtaacaatggtcaccaggacaaacagaaaggGTATATCGCCCCAGTAGGGTTGGAAATAAAAAACCTGCCAGAGGTACTAAACCATCCCCAATTGATAAAAGATTGGCTTCAGATATTCTTTAATGATAAGTAAATCTGCGAGGATTCTGTATGCTGGCAATCCAGCAAATAAAACCTACTAATTGGGTTATTGGACTTGATTGCAAGAAAGGCTGCTAGAGGGGATTGTTTGGAGGTTGGTGAGTGAATACGTATTTATGCATGTATTGATCGCTAAATTGATAAGTAATTGCCCATTTACCATTTTTATGAATATAACACAAGTAAAATTGTGGTTCTCCTAGATGCTTTTGACATATCATTGGGCCCAATGATCATTGAGaattattattttaaccacttgcttacagggcacttaaacccccctcctatccagaccaatttttagctttcagcgctaacgcattttgaatgacaattgcgcggtcatacaacgctgtacccaaatgaaatttttatcatttttttcccacaaatagagctttcttttggtggtatttgatcacctctgtggtttttactttttgttaaaaaaatgtaaaaacctgaattttttttaaaaaaaaaaattttttttttatattttgttataaaaaatttttaacgggtactttttcttcttcattgatgtacgttgatgaggcggcagtgatgggcactgataggtggcagtgatgggcactgatgggtggcagtgatgggcactgatgggtggcagtgatgggcagcactgacaggtggcactgattggcactacaggtgggcattggtaggtggcacttgtgggcattggtaggtggcacttgtgggcattgataggtggcactgtgggcactgttaggtggcactgtgggcactgttaggtggcacttttgggtggcactgatgaggaatgtgttgtgcttccacttcgggaccgatgtccctgacatctgagccggtgatcggcttttttctctactcgcgctgtcagcgcgagtaaaaaaaaaaacgattaccgatcttcctgtttacatcatgtgatcagctgtcattggctgacagctgatcacatggtaaggggccgggaccggccccttactcagatcggtgatcagccgagtctcagtgactcggtgatcacagcgcgcccggcgcgcgccctgtagggcgcgcgcagggagcgtgcacaggggaggacgtcatatgacgtcctcccgggaatgcaggtccgcgctgtggccgtcattcggccatagcgcggatgtctagtggttaatatCAATACAGACACAGATATGACCACAAGGACTCAAACTGTTGATTCCGTATTGTGGTTTGTGAGTGAACTGGCAAAATGTTTTACCGTATTCCAATATAAGGTGATAAAGCTATTCTAGTCAATAGCAGTATGTCTCAACATTGTTCACTCTTTTGCCTATAGCAATACTGATCATCTTAGTGAATGCTGTCACCCTCAGCACAGAAGGCACTACTGTGATTTCAAAGGTACTTAGTACAACATGTCAACTATAAGCTGAttaatcatttatttattacaggtacttatatagcacagacaattcatatatatatatatatatatattaggggtgctgaaattaatcgttgcatcgatgcatcgcgattcgggtgtccccgatgcggcatcgatgcataaggaccggaaaatcgatgtctGGTAACGTCATGATGACTAGCCCTGCCCCTCGCtcggagcgtatttttaaaatgactttcttttaataaatgttgtgctACTATGGATGataacttcataccgaatttccccGTAGTTCGatacgctcatgtgactcccggaccgccccgcccctctccgctctcctcttccgtctcctgagtcctgacgtcagcggggaattctcagtcccgcccgcctctcttctgatatgaTAACTATAGTCAGTGGgcaggactgagaattccccgctgacgtcaggactcaggagacatgtgagaggagagcggagaggagagcggagaggggcgggatggGCCGAGAGTCACAGAGCGTATCGTTCACAggggaaattcggtatgaagtgacatagtcttttaaaaagcacatacagcgggggcacatcaTCCATAGTAACACAACATTTATTAAATGAAAGTAACTTTAAAAACAGTAACCGTACACCTCACGCTccatgctgacaggtccctggctatcctgttcacattccactgttaactcctagtgtgctggaaggtgcaaacaggaatgccaaggaactgtcagcaccagtggtggcccgtgcattgtggtgggggggggggttagtgatggctgtgtttgatgggcacaggtggctgcgtttgatgggcacagatggctgcgtttgatgggcacagatggctgtgtttgatgggcacagatggctgcgtttgacgggcaaagatggctgcgtttgatcggcacaggtggctgcgtttgacgggcacaggtggctgcgtttgatgggcacaggtggctgcatttgacgagcacaggtggctgcgtttgacgggcacagatggctgcgtttgacgggcacagatggctgcatttgacgggcacagtggctgcgtttgatgggcacagtagctgcatttgatgggcacagtggctgcgtttgggcacagtgaggctgcatttgatgggggaggttcagtatttttcagtttgtttgcaccccccaaaaatattttgagcaccagctgccactggtcagcacagagacagtacagggaacttcacagggctgtttgtcatctgtggattctatcccttctgacctcccagcagccgtgtgtgtgaatctctgtaccctgtagtgcaccggattagtaaACTTTTTaggggagtgaggttatttttaattcaaagcggagttccagtcaattttttgtttattaaaagtcagcagctacaaaaaaagtgcatcttctgacttttaataaaaagacactcacctgtcccacaatccagcgacgtggccacccaaaccctcccttctctcccccacctgtccacggcgctgtcctgcatagccaagcaatcttttgggacctgtgatgtgtcccagaagattgcagggtggaagggccacctaggcggcccaagcggaagggGGAgatcgtcggtaatcgtgatgcatcgcggaatccaatcgaatcgttgaccagataatcgtaatcgaattgtgagaccagtgaagatgcgcacccctaatatatatatatatatatatacatatatatatatatatatatatatatatatatatatatatacatatatatatatatatatatatatatatatatatatatatacatacatacatacacacacacacacaaaattgtcaaaagtattggaacaccagcctttacacgcacgtgaggtcaggactctgtgcaggccggtcaagttcctccaccccaaactcgctcatccatgtctttatggaccttgctttgtgcactggtgcacagtcatattggaactggaaggggccatccccaaactgttcccacaaagctgggaacatgaaatagtccaaaatgtcttagtatactgacgccttaggagttcccttcactggaactaaggggccaagcccaacccctgaaaaacaaccccacaccataatcccccctccaccaaatgatttggaccagtgcacaaagcaaggtccataaagacatggatgagcgagtttggggtggagcaacttgactggcctgcacagagccctgaccttagcctgatagaacacctttgggatgaattagagcggagactgcgagccagaccttctcgtccaacatcagtgcctgaccgcacaaatgccccgcaaaatccagatggattgATGTCCTATCCATccttctggcggatcggatgaaaacagacaggcggtccgtaatcatccgatccccccccataggggagagcggactctctgacaggtccgtccctgtatagagtgcagagacggacttgtcatccgccagctcagcggaggtCAAtgaagcgatccccgctgagcaagcagagtagTGAAAacagacagccccgtgtgaaaggagccttaaataCATCAAGGAGGGGGAGAATAGGGTTCAAGAGGGCAGTATTTTcgatatgaaaccaaaatcaagaacacggggacatgacctcaaactagctggAGGAAAGCTCAAAACtaattttaaaaagtattattttactgaaaggatatttattattttactgaaagttgATGCTTGGAACAAACTTTCAGCAGAATTAGTGAGCCAGTCAAAAGTAAGCAGTTTCAGACACGCTTGTGACAAACACAGATCTATGCTCAGAcaaaaaaagttaatgaaaaaaaaacaaacacacacacacagacaaaactgacaaaaaaataaaattaaaaaaaaaaacaccacacaagaaatagaaaaaaaaaaaaaaaaacgggcagactcaatggacttgGTCTTCTTTCTGcctttgcttttttatgttttttatgctcatcccccacagttattaccttttgtatcacctgaccctccctcttagattgtaagctctaacgagcagggccctctgattcctcttgtaccaaattgtattgtaactgtaatgtctgccttcattttgtaaagcgctgagccaactgttggcacaatataaatcctgtataataataatgtttctATGTAAAGTGTACTTACAttcatcagtgcctgccctcaagGACCTTACAATCTAAGGCAATGGCTTCATAAAAGcattcataaaaggaagtggaaccTCCCCCTTCATCTCATACGCCTCTCTGTTCAAGAGCTGGAAGTTAAGTCTTCGGTATAATGTAGGTTCTATATTCCGAAAGTTCCAACTGGCCTGAAGTATTTTGCCGAGCACAGGGGCCAATGGCTCAAAACCTGCTGCATCTGCAAGCCATTGCATGTACTCCAAAAAGCTTTTTCCAAGGCGGTGAAGATACTTTAAGGGTATCCCAGAATTCTGGGTTTTTAAGACTTCTTCACGGGATTCTGAAAGCATTTTCTCTGGAGGAGGTAGCTGGAATTTACCCTCCAGTACAAACAGAAAAAACTGTACCTGGAAATGAAACAATGGGAAAGGAAGCACAAATTTAACAGCTCCGATAAAGCCCAGAGTAGGGTAGCGAGCATGAAAGAGATGCTTGTAGAGTGGAGGGTAATGACCCTGTTCCGCATTAGTTCCTACAATGTCTTCATCCTCCAACAAGTCCACTCTAGGAAGGACTGATTTCACAGTAAGCGTTTCATTTACCTGAGAGTTTTCCtcattttttttaaaccctttcCCTGATTTCAATTCCATAAGTTTATCTACATTTTTTCTCTTCATCTTATCTCTCCGGTCTATCTTCTGGTTGTCCATTGTGTAACTGCTAGTCAACAAGAATGGGTAGGTATATTTATAACCAGTACAGAAAATCAAAGTGTCAGCCATTATTTCTGTCCCGTCTTCACAAATCAGACTATTTGCAGTAGCCCGCACAACTGGAGGCACAAATGAGAGGTTTGCTGGTGGGATCCACTGTAATGGAGAACTCCGGTGGCTCAGATAGACATGCTTAGCATGTGGAGACAGCTCTAAGGATATATCAAATCCAGATGGTCCTGCACCCTGTACGACAACTGAATGGAAAGAGAAGACCTCTGGATAGCTGTAATAATGGCTGTGCAACACCTGACCTGGAAAAAGTGTGGGAACAAAATTATTGATTGGTtacaagtaaaattaaaaaaaaaaaagatattgcatTAATTATTGCTAGTCTgatatacaattttcttataatTATCTATCTTAATTGTACAGcacaggacacaggctggatacGATATGGAAATACAACCCCGTGGTGCTCAAAGATACCATGTAATAGTAAAGGTGTTCGGCACAACATAAATCCTCAACAATAAAACCAACCATTCTTCGAACGCCTTCAGCCTCACAGGTCTTAATCATAGTTTTATGGACAAGCCTACCCCATTTCTACGCCCTGCTCTGTGAATACCCTCACTGATAGCAAACCAGGCGCAAGGTAACTGTGCAAATATTTACCCTACCAAAGGCCTATAAACATTCAAACCACTCAACACCGCTCTCCGCATCTGAACAGATAAAATAGGCAATTTATGATGATTGGTTTCATCCTGAAAAATATTCTTACCCCCCTCCAAGAATCATGCTGAGCTctatccgatggaaaaagttcacaAAAAGTGGACTGTTCTGGTAGTAGACCCTGCCATCTCAGACTTAAATAAACATTTTACTGTACCTATAGAATATGCTGCTTTATCTAACCACCTCCAACCCGCCatatagaccagggatctccaaactatggcctttcAGCTATTGctaaactacacgtcccatgaggccttgtaaaactctgacgttcacagacatgactaggcatgatggaaattgtagtttctgaacaactggagggccatagtttggagacccctggaaatGACGGCAGGCGgggtgctctcttgttctgggatgacgtcatataatCTCTCCCCAGTCTGACCGTACTTGTGTGCCCACAGGGACACGACGCAACCCCGTTCTTGGTAAAGAGCTGATGAGGAGGCTCTttagccatgtgatcagctgtgtccaatcgcagctgatcacatgtaGACACGGAAATGCTGGTTATCAGCTCTCCCCACCTCCCActgacagagtgagaggagagctgatcagctgcatTTCCTCACAGAGGAGAACTGTAcaaataatcagggcactaatcgtCAGTGATGCCAACCTGTGCCCAACAGTTATGCcagtctgtgctgcctttcagtgtccatcagtgccacctcatcagtgcccttcagtgccgcctcatcagcgcccatcagtgcagccccatctgcGCACATCCGcgaaggaaaaaaaattacttatttacaaaattttctaacagaaactaggaaaccattttttttctaacatttttggcctttttttgttttttttagcaagaaataaaaaacccagtggtgattaaataccaccaaaagaaagctctatttgtgtgaaaaaaaaaaaaaattccatttgggtacagtgttgcatgactgcgcaattgacattcaaagtgtgacagcattaaagctgagaattggcctgggcaggaaggaggtataagtgtctggtaggcaagtggttaagcactgttTGTGCTGAAGCCCCCTGTTGATTGATGTCACAGAGAAATTAGAATGAGctgcacacacatgaaattgactcttacAATGACACTGATAGCAGTGTGTAGCACCACAGATGAGGACACCTCaccgacacaacacgtcccctcctgagacACAGTGACAGCCTAGCTCCATGCCAGCTGGTCTCTTCAGTCCAATCAAGTCCAAatagcactgacagtcctgctcctgGCTTGACTTGCTCCCGTCCCACAGACCCGCAAGCAAGGATTTGGCtgctctgctcagctcccttgcaccatgatatCACATGACACACTGGGCAGCACCGGCAGGGGGCAGGGGGCGGGTGTGACGTAGACGGTGCAttaaacacactgtagcaggcactcggatggtctcggacGGTTCTGGACCTGAACTGAGAATTGCCTTTccaagccgagcgtcacagccatattttttactggtaaccttttcctgttactggctgctactaaaaatactgacagttggcaacactgcctggCACCCCTACAGGATAGGTTCAAGGGATTCTTTTCAAACGAAGAAACAAAAtggagtggggacagggggcagtggCTGATGTTGACCCCGTAACATTCCCACCCTAAATTGAAATAATAGAAAACTAATGCGCACAACCGCGTTCTTAAAAATCAAGGGCACAAAAggttagagaagctgccaacataagaggtggcctcacccacccaAATGAGTAGCGTACTAACAGTTaagatatgtggcgctagtctaaataTGCCGCTCATCATAAATCTCCAAAGAATTCTCAATGTTTCCTTAATACACAATAGACAATAATatcttctcccattagggggcagcTGAATCAACCACAGTGTTAAATACTAAAAGACATCCCTAATAAATCATCAAATTAAATCATCCAATACTGATGTGTCCCTCACTCAAACCAAATAAAAAATGTGACCATAAAATACTTATAAAACACAGTGGTAATGATGAAAATTAAACAACGGTTCCTAAAACTGTGTCATAAAACGTGCATAATTTCTTCAACATAATaagtatacatacaaaaataaaaaataaatattgctgaTGGGTAAATAATATCAAAGCAGCATGCAATAATGAATGTGAAAGTGCagttcaatatcacataaaataaacaaaaagtgaTCAAGTGCATAAAAGTGGCATAGGTGCAGAGCCgtgcatatatataaaattacgACTCTAAAGTGCACTCCAAAATATATATGTAACACCTCTTCCACCTGAACATACTTCTCATACAAAAAACTGTGGCataaactgtgatcaagtccaaaaaatGTATTGCTTCATGCAATGTGGTTTGAAATGTCCATACAGATGGTTAATATTAACATGCCAATAACGTGACTtggtgctggattcattcacttgaagaaactggtgcagcacacaggtgtttcccccagcctctcaccttaatcagcggccccaatgggccaagtcagggAGATAGTTAATATTTAACTGTAAGGGATGATGATCCAGCAGCCGTCCCCTTCTTCCAAGGATGTACGTGGGTCAGACACTCACTAACTAGTCACCAGCGCTCACACCGACCCCAAAATgataatgaagaaggagatgcttccatagtgaagtaattcAAATCcaagtttattgtaaaaaaatagtaACTTACATGTAAAAACGAAACTGTCAGCAGCAGTAACAGCAGAAACAGTAcaagcttccgggtacggccgtcccctggaagcgtcggcacctggctcctcctaccctgacgcgttgcgtcacaccacgtgactttatcaaagggatttgataaagtcacgtggtgtgacgcaacgcgtcagggtaggaggagccaggtgccgacgcttccaggggacggccgtacccggaagcttgTACTGTTTCTGCTGTTACTGCTGCTGACAGTTTCGTTTTTACATGTAAGTtactatttttttacaataaacttgGATTTgaattacttcactatggaagcatctccttcttcattatcATTTTGGGGTCGGTGTGAGCGCTGGTGACTAGTTAGTGAGTGTCTGACCCACGTACATCCTTGGAAGAAGGGGACGGCTGCTGGATCATCATCCCTTACAGTTAAATATtaactatctgcctgacttggcccattggggccgctgattaaggtgagaggctgggggaaacacctgtgtgctgcaccagtttcttcaagtgaatgaatccagcaccaAGTCACGTTATTGGCATGTTAATATTAACCATCTGTATGGACATTTCAAACCACATTGCATGAAGCAATACattttttggacttgatcacagtttatGCCACAGTTTTTTGTATGAGAAGTATGTTCAGGTGGAAGAGGTGTTACATATATATTTTGGAGTGCACTTTAGAGTcgtaattttatatatatgcacGGCTCTGCACCTATGCCACTTTTATGCACTTGAtcactttttgtttattttatgtgatattgaactGCACTTTCACATTCATTATTGCATGCTGCTTTGATATTATTTACCCAtcagcaatatttattttttatttttgcatgtatACTTATTATGTTGAAGAAATTATGCACGTTTTATGACACAGTTTTAGGAACCGTTGTTTAATTTTCATCATTACCACTGTGTTTTATAAGTAGTTTATGGTCACATTTTTTATTTGGTTTGAGTGAGGGACACATCAGTATTGGATGATTTAATTTGATGATTTATTAGGGATGTCTTTTAGTATTTAACACTGTGGTTGATTCAgctgccccctaatgggagaagatATTATTGTCTATTGTGTATTAAGGAAACATTGAGAATTCTTTGGAGATTTATGATGAGCGGCAtatttagactagcgccacatatctttaacTGTTAGTACGATTCCCACCCTAAAAATAGCTGGActttcatagattggtcctcctgaagaagcggtaatcCCACGAAACTAGTCGAGACCCAGACCATTCTATATGTTATAACAACAGATATCTCTTGGGACAATCCCGAGCTTCTGTTTTCaattttaataagtatactatgtattttctGTTTTGTAATAAAacttcttttatataatttttgtattgtTGTCTCTCAGTACTAAGATAGTCCAGCTATTTTTAGGGTTGGGAATGTTACGGGGTCAACATCAGCCACTGCCCCCTGTCCCCAATCCATTTTGTTTCttcatattaatttggatgatggtacgtatTTAAGACCCTTCACCTTtcattacatgaggctatactccaaTTTGTGCAGATTCTTTTCAAACCTcttcatggtaccaaaacccaaCTGACCAGTCTACGCAGCCTCATACAGAACAAACTGCGATttacattttttctgctttcaacttcAAGGACAATATGTTCACTTGCTGCATAATATATCctactgactttcagatgccattgtaatgagataatcaataatattcacttaaccacttgccgaccgccgcacgccgatgtacgtccctactttggggacggatatcgttgttatggcagcagctagctgccataaccctggcatccccgtgttcggccggcagtcagctacaagataaaagtggcctctgtggcggattcaccgtgagatcacttttatcggtagcAGTAGAGGAGCCGTCaacagcggcagaggcgatcgtgtctgtccccttgctgggtatggatattagtgaggggaaaatggcccccacccgtctccataccataggagggcggaagcaatgtcaaaatttCACTtacgcccatacgtcttaaaggccccatgctctccacccctgtcttttttttttgtataaaggggaacggggagggggggaagaacGGGGGGGTCACAGGAGCAGGAAGTGagaaaagtgagggaaaatctccccaatgagcagacagcaataaaaacgtgaTTGAATTTCTGATTTCTAACTACCTTGTACTCCATCTTTACCCGAATAAACTGCTTTATTTCACCAACTATCACTGTCCTAGAACCTGATTTGAATTTGATATTCTCACCTTGAAACTGCTCCAACCCTTCAATGTCTGGCACAAATGGATGGGAGTAGTgtctaaagaattaaaaaaaaaggagatgtcAGGTTTATTGagtaatgcatttttttggggggatagtgTAGGCAGtaattaaagctgatctccaggcacCCCCCCTTTTAActggcattataaaaaaaaaagagagagaaatgcCCTTTTTGCTCCCAAAGCCATGGTCACATGATGTCCAAGTCCCAAGTCTTCTCTATACTTTTCACAGGAGATAAGATCTTTCTTTGGGTGTCCATCTCACCACCTGCTTGAAATGGAcgcttcctattggctgtccagcgGTGGGGTCCTCTTAGGATCCAAAAGA is a window from the Aquarana catesbeiana isolate 2022-GZ linkage group LG03, ASM4218655v1, whole genome shotgun sequence genome containing:
- the LOC141134726 gene encoding uncharacterized protein yields the protein MASGRLRVAVIGAGGAGLCSARHILSRPETFEPPVVFEMTGQVGGTWVYTGEVESGAHIHSSMYRDLNTNLPKEIMEFPDFAFDPSLPSFIHHSEVLKYLEDYTDRFSIRPHIKFNTKVVSVIPVLGEGKNSEISWDATFQTLDNGDPVTERFDAIMVCVGHYSHPFVPDIEGLEQFQGQVLHSHYYSYPEVFSFHSVVVQGAGPSGFDISLELSPHAKHVYLSHRSSPLQWIPPANLSFVPPVVRATANSLICEDGTEIMADTLIFCTGYKYTYPFLLTSSYTMDNQKIDRRDKMKRKNVDKLMELKSGKGFKKNEENSQVNETLTVKSVLPRVDLLEDEDIVGTNAEQGHYPPLYKHLFHARYPTLGFIGAVKFVLPFPLFHFQVQFFLFVLEGKFQLPPPEKMLSESREEVLKTQNSGIPLKYLHRLGKSFLEYMQWLADAAGFEPLAPVLGKILQASWNFRNIEPTLYRRLNFQLLNREAYEMKGEVPLPFMNAFMKPLP